GGAAGGTTTCCGTTATAAACCCCAGTGGCAAGCAATGCAGCAGAGGGGAATGAATCAAGACTTCAGTTGGTATCAATCAGCGAAACAGTATGATGCACTCTACCGCTCCATGTATGGTTTACCTGAACCAGAAAGCGCCCCCCAACCAGAAGCTATTGCACAGACAAGCACCCCCCAACCAGAAGTTGTTACCAGTGCAGAGTAGGAGGGAGTAAAAATTAGGGAGTCATCTTGCTGCTTGCAATCGTTCCAGGGTACGGCTATTCTCTGCTGGTGTTCCAATAGTGATGCGTAAACCCTGATTGATTTCCCTAACTAAGGTTCCTTGGGCTTTCAATTGCTGATGTAGTTGTTTTAAAGAGGATGCATCCCCTGTCACCGGACGGAGAAAGATAAAATTAGTTGTACTATCCCAAACTTGAAAACTGGGATTGGCAGAGAGATGGGCAATCATCTTGTCTCTTTCCGTCAAGGTTTCAGAGATACTTGCGAGTAATAATTGGCGGTTTTGCATTGCCGCGATCGCTGCTGCTAAGGAAAAGCTAGGTAGGTTGTAAGGTAAACGCACTTTCTCTAAAATGGCAATCAGTTCTGGATGGGCAATACAGTAACCTACACGATGTGCCGCCAGACGAAAAGCTTTAGAAAAAGTCCGTAGAACTGTCCAGTTCTCATGGTGTAATATCTCACCAACTAGGCTGCTTTGACTAAATTCAAAATATGCCTCGTCAATCACGACTAATATTTCCCTTGGTAAACTTTTTAACCAAGATATTTCAGCATCGGTGAGAGCATTGGCTGTGGGGGAATTGGGATGCACCACAAAAACTGCCCGGATGGGGGGATTTTGGGTTGATTCTATGGCACTTTGGGCAGCATTGATATCTATGGCAAAATTATCTGAGTTTCTCGGTACGGTGACAACGGGAATACCAAGGGTTTGTGCCAAGATTGCATACATGGAAAAGGTGGGGTGAGCAACCAAAATTGCACCCTGATGCAGACAGGTAGCAATTAATAGGGAGCGGATGAGTTCATCAGAACCGTTACCCACAGAAATATGCTCAGAAGTAATGCTAGAGGCAGCAAGATGGGCAGATTCGTTGACATATTCGGCGATCGCCCTCTTTAATTCTTCATGCCCACCATCAGGATAACGGTTACTCTCAATAATTTGCTGATAGTTCCATGCTAGCTTTTCCTTAAGTTCACTAGGCAAATCATAGGGACTTTCGTTAGTATCTAATCTATCAATTTGCGTCGGTTGTACTGGTTCAGCATTATCACTTCCAGGATGAGGTTTATAGGCACTGAACTTGGCTAAATCTGGACGAATAAATGGCAACATAAATATTCTCGATTGGGGATGCAATTTATGAGTAATGAGTAGGAAATTAAGCTTTGAAACTCTGATGAGATAAGAGGCGTTTCTAATTCACAGAAAACATAATTTCACTCCCAGAATCCAGATTATACAGTTTTTTGAGAATCAAAAAAATTGTGATGTTGTTTGATTCCTTGCCAAATTTCTGCCAAAACATTATCTAAAGCATGATCGCTATCTAACTCCACCAATTTTACCCAAGGGCGGTTTTTGGCATAGTTACGACTTGCTTGAATGGGGATAACTTCGTCATGGATACCATGGAAAATTAAGGTTGGTAGGGAACGCTGCAATTTTTTATCATGATATTGCTGGGCATCTAGGATGAAATCATAACTGAGAGGCAATTCTTGTTTTTCCCCGTAGTGATAGACATTGATATAATTTTCTTCCTGCCAATTTTTAACTTTTTCCTCTCCTAATTTCGGCAACCAGTGGGAAAGAAAATCAAAGGCAGGAGCAAGTAAAATTAACTGTTGTACCTGGTGATATTTTTCTGCAATTAGGGCAGAAGTTAATCCTCCTAAACTGGAACCAATTAATGTCACCTGCGATGATGGTTCAGAAAACTGGGAACTAATTTGCTGAATTTGCCGAGTAATAGTCAGGTGGGAAAAATCACCTTGATTTAAGTCGGGGATATCTAGGGAAAGGGAAAGTTGAGAGTAGCGATCGCGGAAATATTTCGCCTTCGCAGAATTAGGGCTAGAGGCAAAACCATGAAGGTAGATGTATTGCAATTTATGCAACTCCTGGAAACAAGGGGAATAGGTATTTTTATTTTCTATTTTCGACTTTATCCAAAATTAAGAGGATTGTGATATTTAGCTGCTGAGAAGCTCTTCTAGCCTTCCTTAAAAAGCATTTGTAGGTTGGGTTAGAGGATGTTTGAAAAGTGGTATCTTGTCATTTTTATAACATTTTTACCCCCCTTAGTCCCCCCTTGTAAAGGGTGGAAGCAAGAAAAATCCGGTTCCCTCCCCTTTGCAAGGGGAGGGTTAGGGCGGGGTAAAAAACATTTGATACATCAAACATGACTTTTCAAACAACGTCATTGCTCGAAAATCAGATTTCACTGACAAACCTCCAATTTCCATTTGGGTATATCCCAATCAAAATTTCTTCTCCTGTAAGAAGAATGGCATTCCCAGTTCTCTCATCCCAACGTGATGTTAATGAGTAATGTCATTGCGATCGCGTAGCTTGCCATTATAGCTGTCAAGCCAAAGGCTGAACCCACAGTCACTTTACCCCTCCCCTTTTATCCCCTCCCCGAAATCGAGAAGGGGAAATTCAAGCGAATGCGAGAATTGAGGTGGGGTTTATAGATATTTCATCTTGACACGTAGGTATTACCCTAACGCATGGTGACAAATTCCTCCGCAGCGCTGGGGTGGATGCCGACGGTAGCATCAAAATCGGCTTTGGTGGCTCCCATTTTCACCGCGATCGCCACTCCTTGAATGATTTCGGCGGCGTTTTCTCCCACCATATGCGCTCCGAGAATCTTTTCGGTGGCTGTTTCCACTACCAACTTCATCATGGTTTTCTCGTCTTTCCCCGTCAAGGTGTAGTACATGGGGCGAAAACGGGTACGAAAAATAGTTACATTATCTTCACCGTATTTTTTCTTGGCTTCTGCTTCCGTTAAGCCGACTGTGGCTGCTTCGGGGGTGGAAAACACAGCAGTGGCAATGGTTTCGTGACTGAAGAGGCGGCGGTTATTGCCAAATTCACTATCCGCAAAGGCTCTGCCTTCCCCAATTGCTACTGGAGTGAGGTTGATTCTATCCGTAACATCACCGACAGCGTAGATATTTGACTGGGATGTTTGACTCGATTCATTCACCGCGATCGCCTGGGTAGATTTATATCCAGGTCCCTCCAACTGGCTGGAAACCATTTCCACTCCGGCATTTTCTAAGCCTAAACCGTCCACATTGGGGGTTCTCCCGGTGGCAGCTAAGAAGACATCGGCAGTTATCGCTGGCTGATTCTCGTCGGCAAAGTTGATTTTTATACCTTCTGGGGTTTTCTCTAAGGATTGCACCACCGCATTTTTAACAATGTTAATCCCGTGTTGAATCATCCCTTCTTGGATATTGTTGCGGATATCATCGTCAAAACCCTTGAGAATTAAGTCTTTGCGGATAATTTGTGTCACCTGACAACCCAAACCCCGCATAATACAAGCGAATTCTGTGCCAATGTAACCAGCACCGATGATGGCGATATGCTGGGGCTTTTCCTGGAGATGAAAAATTTCATTGGAAGTGATTGCGTGTTCCATTCCCGGTAAATCTGGTTTCACCGGACGACCACCCACAGCAATTAAAATTTTCTCAGTGGTGTATTTTTTGCCGTCTACTTCCACGGTGTGGGCATCAATCAGGGTACCACGACCAGAGATTAACTGTACCCCAGCTTTTTCTAGAAAACTAATATGTAATTTTGACAGTCGGCGAACTTCGTTATCAATGGATGTGATGAATTTTTCCCAATCTAAATTGTATTCCCCTACTTCCCAGCCGTACCCTGCCGCATCTGTAAACAAAGCCGGAAAGTGAGAAGCGTATACCATGAGCTTTTTGGGGACACAACCACGAATCACACAGGTACCACCGACTAAATCATTTTCCGCGATCGCTACCTTTGCCCCATAGCTAGCAGCACGTTTAGAAGCGGCTAATCCACCAGAACCCGCACCGATAACGAATAAATCATAATCGTAAGTCATAAAATCTTCCTGAAGTTATCAAAGGATAGAAATTTTCCAGTATACGTGAAGCCAGAAGGCAGGGAGAAAAGGATGTTTCTCTTTTCTGTGAGCGGTTAACCGTTAACTGTTATCTGTTAAATATTGCCTTACCCATTACCCATTCCCCATTCCCCATTCCCCATTCTCCCGTTCGACTCCGCTCACGGCAAGCATTACCCATTAACAGATTTATCGTACTTTCAGTTACAGTTATTCTTTCAATATATAAGTGAAAATGTAAATCGATATCTTTAACCAGATGACGCAGCTTTCTTTACACATTACGCTGCTTTTGCATGAAACCTCGAATTATAGTTTGCGGTTTAGGACGTACCGGATACAAGATTTTTCGTTTGCTGCGGCAGCAAGGGGCATTAGTTACAGGTGTCCATCATCACTCGATCCCCGGAGAGCGGGCTGGTGATGTGATTATCGGTGAGTTACACGCCGCCAGCACCTTAAAAGCAGCTGGGATTCAGCAGGCACACGCTTTGGTAATTGCAGGTGGTGACGATGCCATTAACCTGTGGATTGTTATGCAAGCGCGGGTTTTAAATCCTCGGATTCGGATTATTAATCGATTTTTTAATAGTAGTTTGGGAGAGCGTTTGGATCAAGCTCTCTCTGACCATTTAAGCATGAGTGTGGCGGGTTTAGCTGCACCAGTTTTTGCCTTTGCGGCTTTGGGAAATCAGGCGATTGGACAATTAAAACTGTTTCAGGAAACTTGGCCCATCCATGAGGAACGTATAGATGATAACCATAAGTGGCGAGGTCGTCTACTGAGTGAGTTATGGGAAGATCGATCGCGGATGTTGATTTATTACTTACCTGTGGAGGGGGATATTGATTTAGTCTCCGCCATGATTGCGGGGCAAAGATTAAAGGTGGGCGATCGCCTGATTGTGGGAACCCAACCCCGTGTTCGTAGTGTCCGCAAATCTATGTTTGCCAAGCTACTAAAGGTTTTCACAAGTTTACGACAATTTAAACACCATGCCCAATCAGTACTAGCTGGGGCAGTAGTCGTGATGGTAATTGTCATGATTGCTACTCTTACCTATGTCTCGGCGGAAATGAACTTGTCTGTGGTGGATGCCTTATATTTTTCCGTGGGGATGATTACTGGGGCGGGTGGTAATGACCAAGTGATTGAAAAAGCACCTGATAGTATTAAAATCTTCACCGTAGTCATGATGTTAGTTGGGGCAGCTGTATTTGGGATTTGGTATGCCCTACTGAATGACTTTATCCTGGGTACACGCTTTAAACAGTTTTGGGATGCTGCCACCGTTCCCCATCGCCATCATTATATTGTTTGTGGTTTGGGTGGTTTAGGTTTAAAGATTGTGCAGCAGCTCCACGCTAGTGGGCACGAAGTCGTGGTAATTGAGCCTGACGGAAATAATAAATATGTCAACAGTGCCCGGAGTTTAAGTATTCCCATTATCCATGCCGATGGGAGTTTCACCGCCACATTACAAGCAGCGAATGTCAAATCTGCGGCGGCGGTTTTAGCTGTCACTGGTAACGATGCCATTAATATCGAGATTGCCCTGAAAGCCAAAGCTTTAACACCTAAAGTGCCAGTTATTGTTCACTACACAGATCCTGATTTTGCCCGGATGGCACAACAGGTTTTTGATTTTGAAGCGGTTCTTAGCCCTGCCGAATTAGCTGCTCCTGCTTTTGCGGCGGCTGCCCTCGGTGGACGTATTTTAGGTAACGGTATTACTGCTGATACTCTTTGGGTTGCCTTTGCTACTTTAATTACTCCTTCCCATCCTTTTTGTGGGCAAAGAGTCAAAGACGCAGCAATGTCAGCTGACTTTGTACCTATGTATTTAGAAACAACTTATCAGACAATTCATGGGTGGGATTTGTTAGAAACTCATCTGTCTGGAGGAGATATTTTATACTTAACCATGCCTGCAAATAAACTATATCAATTGTGGCGATATACACCGACCTCTCAAGTTATGGTGAAGTAGATAACTATGGCGATCGCCGGATATTTAGCTTCACAAAAATTGATTGTTTAAAAGTTTAATAAGACTTCATGAAAATCTCAAAAAGCAATCTGTTAATTGTCGGATTGTCATGGGATATCAAGGAAGATGATCCAGCCCTTATCCCAGGAAAACCCTATCTGCTATAAAACCTGAAATCCCTGGTAATTCCCTGCTTGGGACTGCTTCCAGCCTTGGTACCGCCTCCCCAAAGGGGATAGCATAAATAGGACGAAAAATTTTAAACTTTTGATAGTTATATACAAACAATTTAAAGCAAAGATTAAGCGACCTCTGGCATTTTGGCAACTTTTTCTCTGAAAAACAAGATATTAATGTATTGTATTAATATCAACGGTATCATAGTACTTGTTGCTATCTATGCAGTAGTACTGATTTTTCCCCCAATCAGATAGCTATTTTTCCATAAATTGACTAACTAGGACATAATACATGGTATTATCACTGTCTTCTTATAATGTTATCCAGCATCTGCAAGAAGCAGGTCTGTGTAGCTCAGAAGATGGCGCATCTGCTGACGCTGAATTACCTGAGAGTTGGAGTAAAAATCTCAATTTTGTTGTCACTTTAGGGGGCGATCGCACTCTCTTGGTGAAACAAGCAGGAGAGTTCACAGATGGGATTCCCCAGGATTTTTTCAATGAGTGGTTATTTCATCAGCTGTTACAGCAGTTCCCAGTATTAGGCAATATTTCCCAAATTAGCTCACTAGTACTGCATTTTTCTCCTGAAAAGTCAATACTTGTCCGTAACTACCTCACAGATTATGTCGAGTTAGCTAGCTTTTATCATCAGCATCAAATTTTTCCCCTAGAAATCGCAACTGCAATTGGTGGCAGTTTGGGGATACTCCACCGCGCTACCTATAACCGTCGGGAATATCGAGATTTTATGGCAACTGCTCCCCAGGGGGAGTACCGTTACTATTTTTACAATCCGGCTCAAGGTGTAGAATCACTGATACCAGAGGATTTTGGGCAAATTCCTAGGGAAGCGTGGGAGTTTTATCGCTCCTATCAACGGGATGAAAGTTTAGAAGGGGCGATCGCCGAGTTAGCCTATACATGGAATCCCTGTTGTCTGACTCATAATGACTTGAATTTCCACAATATCCTGCTACATTCCCGATGGGAGAGTTTAGATGACTGTCTGGTGCGGTTAATAGACTGGGAAGCAGTTAACTGGGGAGATCCCATCTATGATTTAGCAGGTTTAGTTGCTAGTTATCTGCGAGTGTGGCTAGATAGTTTAATTGTAGATCCCACCCTAGATTTATCAGAATCTCTCGATTTAGCTATCGTTCCTTTAGAGAGATTACAACCGAGTATTTTGGCATTAGTTCAAGCCTATATAGAGAGTTTTCCTGTCATTCTTAACCATCGCCAAGATTTATTGACAGACTTAATTAAATTTGTTGGTTTGGTACTGATTCAAAGACAAAAAACAGAGATTAAACAGAAAAAGATTTTTAACAATCGGGGTTTGGCTACACTGCAATTTGCTCAAAATTGCCTCACCTTTCCCCAAAATTTAGTAGAAACTATCTTTGGTATTTCTGCGTCAGAAATTATTCAACCATTCCTCAAATTTAACCAATCATTGTCAGTAGAAAGGGAATCAAATTTAGTGCCTCTTTACTACGAAAAAACCCGTCTACGCGGTTGTTAGCCCCCGGATAAATGATGAAATATACAGGATAGGATATATCTCACATATATTTTATTCTGCTCTTTAATGAGTCATTTGATTGGCAATATGACTTGATATTTCATCATTTACACATAAATTCGTATGCCAGATACATCTGCCTATCAATTACTAGATACTTTACTGGATATTGCTACTAATATTCAGATAGATAAGAATTTCACAATTTTCCATCCATACTACCAACCCTTAACTTTATCCAATCAATTATTACAAAGAATACCCCACCTCGACCAAGGGCTACAAGATAAGTTTTATAAGTTGCTGCTGCGACATTTTATTCACGGCATTTATTATGATGGTTCTCTGTGTAGTACCTTAGCAATTAATCCTGAAGTGAATCATGTTTGCATCTACGAAGACTTAGAAACAAAATTAACTATCGATCAAGCATTTTACGAAGAGTTACATAGTAGTAATAGCGGGATTGGTTACTTTGATGCTGGGTGGCAGGTAATACGTAAAGAGCCAGATGGTAGTATGGCAATAACCAAAGATGGGTTAAACATCTATGTCGAAAATCCTCGTCATCTGCAAAAAAAGTCTAGTCATGCAGGAGAGGAAGTTGCTCTGTGGATGCCAAAAAACCGCTTACAAAATAACTGTTATGTTGCCCTTAGTGATGTACAGGATAGCAAATCAAACAATGATGCTGGGCAAATATACTTAAATATTACCTCTAAAGGGGCGATCGCTCTCATGGCAGCTTTGACACAAGAACTTAATGCAGCCAAAATTACTTTTGAAT
The Calothrix sp. 336/3 DNA segment above includes these coding regions:
- a CDS encoding YqiA/YcfP family alpha/beta fold hydrolase is translated as MQYIYLHGFASSPNSAKAKYFRDRYSQLSLSLDIPDLNQGDFSHLTITRQIQQISSQFSEPSSQVTLIGSSLGGLTSALIAEKYHQVQQLILLAPAFDFLSHWLPKLGEEKVKNWQEENYINVYHYGEKQELPLSYDFILDAQQYHDKKLQRSLPTLIFHGIHDEVIPIQASRNYAKNRPWVKLVELDSDHALDNVLAEIWQGIKQHHNFFDSQKTV
- a CDS encoding histidinol-phosphate transaminase; this encodes MLPFIRPDLAKFSAYKPHPGSDNAEPVQPTQIDRLDTNESPYDLPSELKEKLAWNYQQIIESNRYPDGGHEELKRAIAEYVNESAHLAASSITSEHISVGNGSDELIRSLLIATCLHQGAILVAHPTFSMYAILAQTLGIPVVTVPRNSDNFAIDINAAQSAIESTQNPPIRAVFVVHPNSPTANALTDAEISWLKSLPREILVVIDEAYFEFSQSSLVGEILHHENWTVLRTFSKAFRLAAHRVGYCIAHPELIAILEKVRLPYNLPSFSLAAAIAAMQNRQLLLASISETLTERDKMIAHLSANPSFQVWDSTTNFIFLRPVTGDASSLKQLHQQLKAQGTLVREINQGLRITIGTPAENSRTLERLQAAR
- a CDS encoding T3SS effector HopA1 family protein → MPDTSAYQLLDTLLDIATNIQIDKNFTIFHPYYQPLTLSNQLLQRIPHLDQGLQDKFYKLLLRHFIHGIYYDGSLCSTLAINPEVNHVCIYEDLETKLTIDQAFYEELHSSNSGIGYFDAGWQVIRKEPDGSMAITKDGLNIYVENPRHLQKKSSHAGEEVALWMPKNRLQNNCYVALSDVQDSKSNNDAGQIYLNITSKGAIALMAALTQELNAAKITFEFQVPYHPQAYHCFDSGKLYFPIAEYPLIREILQTIYPESRHHFQPQTPLFTKFLAPGMSFAELPLKKFSPQETFGINRCQIVANALFEAWQQGNNSSSEKIELIEQHFAWLDIDLHHPYLNPSSPDIYQPLKA
- the gor gene encoding glutathione-disulfide reductase; translated protein: MTYDYDLFVIGAGSGGLAASKRAASYGAKVAIAENDLVGGTCVIRGCVPKKLMVYASHFPALFTDAAGYGWEVGEYNLDWEKFITSIDNEVRRLSKLHISFLEKAGVQLISGRGTLIDAHTVEVDGKKYTTEKILIAVGGRPVKPDLPGMEHAITSNEIFHLQEKPQHIAIIGAGYIGTEFACIMRGLGCQVTQIIRKDLILKGFDDDIRNNIQEGMIQHGINIVKNAVVQSLEKTPEGIKINFADENQPAITADVFLAATGRTPNVDGLGLENAGVEMVSSQLEGPGYKSTQAIAVNESSQTSQSNIYAVGDVTDRINLTPVAIGEGRAFADSEFGNNRRLFSHETIATAVFSTPEAATVGLTEAEAKKKYGEDNVTIFRTRFRPMYYTLTGKDEKTMMKLVVETATEKILGAHMVGENAAEIIQGVAIAVKMGATKADFDATVGIHPSAAEEFVTMR
- a CDS encoding aminoglycoside phosphotransferase family protein, with protein sequence MVLSLSSYNVIQHLQEAGLCSSEDGASADAELPESWSKNLNFVVTLGGDRTLLVKQAGEFTDGIPQDFFNEWLFHQLLQQFPVLGNISQISSLVLHFSPEKSILVRNYLTDYVELASFYHQHQIFPLEIATAIGGSLGILHRATYNRREYRDFMATAPQGEYRYYFYNPAQGVESLIPEDFGQIPREAWEFYRSYQRDESLEGAIAELAYTWNPCCLTHNDLNFHNILLHSRWESLDDCLVRLIDWEAVNWGDPIYDLAGLVASYLRVWLDSLIVDPTLDLSESLDLAIVPLERLQPSILALVQAYIESFPVILNHRQDLLTDLIKFVGLVLIQRQKTEIKQKKIFNNRGLATLQFAQNCLTFPQNLVETIFGISASEIIQPFLKFNQSLSVERESNLVPLYYEKTRLRGC
- a CDS encoding TrkA family potassium uptake protein, translated to MKPRIIVCGLGRTGYKIFRLLRQQGALVTGVHHHSIPGERAGDVIIGELHAASTLKAAGIQQAHALVIAGGDDAINLWIVMQARVLNPRIRIINRFFNSSLGERLDQALSDHLSMSVAGLAAPVFAFAALGNQAIGQLKLFQETWPIHEERIDDNHKWRGRLLSELWEDRSRMLIYYLPVEGDIDLVSAMIAGQRLKVGDRLIVGTQPRVRSVRKSMFAKLLKVFTSLRQFKHHAQSVLAGAVVVMVIVMIATLTYVSAEMNLSVVDALYFSVGMITGAGGNDQVIEKAPDSIKIFTVVMMLVGAAVFGIWYALLNDFILGTRFKQFWDAATVPHRHHYIVCGLGGLGLKIVQQLHASGHEVVVIEPDGNNKYVNSARSLSIPIIHADGSFTATLQAANVKSAAAVLAVTGNDAINIEIALKAKALTPKVPVIVHYTDPDFARMAQQVFDFEAVLSPAELAAPAFAAAALGGRILGNGITADTLWVAFATLITPSHPFCGQRVKDAAMSADFVPMYLETTYQTIHGWDLLETHLSGGDILYLTMPANKLYQLWRYTPTSQVMVK